From one Aeropyrum camini SY1 = JCM 12091 genomic stretch:
- the speD gene encoding adenosylmethionine decarboxylase — MAQIPSSRTNGSGAQMRVFGLHVYGNFYECANTEILKSPEKLEKAVLDAAREGGMTVLDIKSWKIGEGVSVVAIILESHITVHTWPEYRFATVDVYSCGSHTNPHRAFEVLAEALKPARVEKGVAERHLE; from the coding sequence TTGGCTCAGATACCGTCCTCGAGGACCAACGGCTCGGGGGCGCAGATGAGGGTTTTCGGCCTACACGTGTACGGGAATTTCTATGAGTGCGCCAACACCGAGATCCTGAAGAGCCCTGAGAAGCTTGAGAAGGCGGTACTCGACGCTGCCAGAGAGGGTGGCATGACGGTTCTAGACATAAAGTCCTGGAAGATCGGGGAGGGCGTGAGCGTCGTCGCCATAATACTGGAGAGCCACATAACAGTGCACACATGGCCCGAGTACAGGTTCGCAACCGTCGACGTGTACAGCTGCGGCAGCCACACCAACCCCCACAGGGCCTTTGAGGTCCTCGCGGAAGCCCTGAAGCCGGCTAGAGTAGAGAAGGGGGTCGCAGAGAGGCACCTGGAATAG
- a CDS encoding thioredoxin family protein, which translates to MNARLVIGVFLGLVMVASTFVVVFQGFGLTAPAGGGSSSSGGGGGELEEPQGLFPTVTLTIPLAEGDRLVYESTSTSTSGTNVATNSVSIVKPGWPESEVKVQLLEAGDPVVTSTPEKGVLTTTLLALPEEYLGQQEIVVPVYIPPGRSGLCMRMSLEAGDGGGYVYRGYANVGDYTVTVKAVYRGDGILESFEAGIVGGGLSIRYTQSLVEASVSGSDTGVSVEWECTADGFSSNLSYVREGLAVLRDGGLTYITPEEFRQLLQGDAILAVYSKTCPHCHRDWPQLLQASREIDVPIVMFIWGSLIGERELSAARLEMNKAGVEGTPTLVFYKDGRIVDKLVGATPWGLKVEKAREIYGG; encoded by the coding sequence TTGAACGCTAGGCTAGTTATAGGCGTTTTCCTCGGCCTGGTTATGGTAGCGTCGACGTTTGTAGTGGTCTTCCAGGGCTTCGGCCTGACAGCCCCAGCTGGGGGAGGCTCAAGCTCCTCCGGCGGCGGGGGCGGCGAGCTAGAGGAGCCGCAGGGACTCTTCCCCACGGTGACACTTACAATACCCCTTGCAGAGGGGGATAGGCTTGTGTACGAGTCGACGTCAACGTCCACCAGCGGCACCAACGTTGCTACGAACTCAGTCTCCATTGTCAAGCCGGGGTGGCCCGAGAGCGAGGTGAAGGTCCAGCTGCTAGAGGCTGGGGACCCTGTGGTGACGTCCACGCCGGAGAAGGGAGTGTTGACAACCACTCTCCTAGCCCTCCCGGAGGAGTATCTCGGGCAGCAGGAGATCGTTGTTCCGGTCTACATACCCCCGGGGAGATCGGGCCTCTGCATGAGGATGTCGCTCGAGGCTGGAGACGGCGGGGGCTACGTCTATAGGGGGTACGCTAACGTTGGCGACTATACCGTGACTGTGAAGGCCGTCTATAGGGGGGACGGCATTCTAGAGTCTTTCGAAGCCGGGATAGTTGGCGGGGGACTATCCATACGCTACACCCAGAGCCTGGTCGAGGCTAGCGTCTCGGGCTCCGACACCGGGGTTAGCGTTGAGTGGGAGTGCACCGCCGACGGTTTCAGCAGCAACCTCAGCTACGTTAGGGAGGGGCTGGCTGTGCTGAGGGACGGCGGGCTAACATACATAACGCCGGAGGAGTTCAGGCAGCTGCTCCAGGGCGACGCTATACTGGCTGTGTATAGCAAGACATGCCCACACTGCCATAGGGACTGGCCGCAGCTGCTCCAGGCCTCCCGGGAGATTGACGTTCCCATAGTAATGTTCATATGGGGCAGCCTCATAGGGGAGAGGGAGCTCTCCGCCGCCAGGCTGGAGATGAACAAGGCTGGTGTGGAGGGTACCCCCACACTGGTGTTCTACAAGGACGGGAGGATCGTGGACAAGCTGGTGGGCGCCACACCCTGGGGCTTGAAGGTGGAGAAGGCCAGGGAGATATACGGCGGCTGA
- a CDS encoding radical SAM protein yields MGESAGAMGAAAAVRLKRARGRLLGDPFKALLAGSRGVWMARGCDLCFPGRKAVVFVTGLCDDSCFYCPVSRAKLGRDVFYVNEVPVSSVWEAVSEVLRTGASGASLTGGDPLVALHRTLEVAEAFKSELGRGFHIHLYTSGRRMTPEVARALWRAGVDEVRIHPTERSLLSRVEMVKRYTGMSVGVEMPIAPGLEGLAIEAVKTVEAAGGGFVNLNEMEIVEPNARALLARGYTESGERPFTVRGALEAALRVLRWAAENSSVPVHFCPASFKDSIQTGNRLRSSAARDAYWYEEPTSHGTLVWGEVRGSTAPTGLGEERGGVVMLPPREDLLKTVVRLYGGEAYIVEAHPTPSRTPIVSERRIA; encoded by the coding sequence TTGGGGGAGAGTGCTGGGGCTATGGGCGCCGCGGCCGCGGTCAGGCTGAAGAGGGCTAGGGGCAGGCTGCTGGGAGACCCGTTCAAGGCCCTCCTAGCGGGCTCTAGAGGCGTCTGGATGGCCCGGGGGTGTGACCTGTGCTTCCCAGGCCGGAAGGCGGTTGTGTTCGTGACAGGCCTCTGCGACGACTCCTGCTTCTACTGCCCAGTTAGCAGGGCCAAGCTTGGGAGGGACGTGTTCTATGTTAACGAGGTCCCCGTGTCTAGTGTTTGGGAGGCGGTGTCCGAGGTCCTGAGGACAGGCGCCTCGGGGGCTAGCCTCACAGGCGGAGACCCCCTGGTGGCGCTCCACAGGACCCTCGAGGTGGCGGAGGCGTTTAAGTCGGAGCTGGGGAGGGGGTTCCATATACACCTCTACACGAGCGGCCGGAGGATGACCCCGGAGGTTGCCAGGGCTCTCTGGCGCGCCGGTGTAGACGAGGTGAGGATACACCCCACGGAGAGGAGCCTTCTCTCGAGGGTTGAGATGGTTAAGAGGTATACAGGTATGAGCGTGGGGGTTGAGATGCCCATAGCCCCCGGGCTGGAGGGGCTGGCTATCGAGGCTGTTAAGACTGTAGAGGCCGCTGGCGGCGGCTTCGTTAACCTGAACGAGATGGAGATAGTGGAGCCCAACGCGAGAGCCCTCCTAGCCCGCGGGTATACAGAGAGTGGTGAGAGGCCCTTCACCGTTAGAGGAGCCCTCGAGGCCGCCCTGAGGGTTTTGAGGTGGGCGGCGGAGAACAGCAGTGTGCCCGTCCACTTCTGCCCCGCCAGCTTCAAAGACTCTATACAGACCGGCAACAGGCTGAGGTCCTCAGCAGCCAGAGACGCATACTGGTATGAGGAGCCGACCAGCCACGGAACCCTTGTGTGGGGGGAGGTCAGGGGTTCCACCGCCCCCACAGGCTTGGGGGAGGAGAGGGGCGGGGTTGTAATGCTGCCGCCGCGGGAGGACCTCCTCAAGACCGTTGTAAGGCTGTATGGGGGTGAAGCCTACATAGTGGAGGCCCATCCAACCCCCTCCAGGACCCCAATAGTATCCGAGAGGAGGATAGCCTAG
- the ppsA gene encoding pyruvate, water dikinase, translating to MERRLILWLDEVSKDLVPLVGGKAAGLGEMIKAGIPVPPGFVVTSEAYRRFVFETGIAGYIKHVLEETIVSGRPEEYEKASELIRSKFVRTPMPPHIRRAIVDAYRKLGTMVGVEEPRVAVRSSATVEDLPEASFAGQQETYLNVKGEEEVVEKVKTAWASLWTARALSYRDSLNIDHETALMAVVVQKMVSSRSSGVMFTIHPVTGEEDKIVIESIWGLGEYIVGGKVTPDRFVVRKSDLEILEARVSRKDKALFYDPDLNENVEIRIPEGEEELEDLRRRHPAVAEVIEKLGIRPEAPSLSEKEVKELARLAVKVENHFARPMDIEWAIDFELRPPDNILLLQARPETVWSRKKEEAEAGQPAEEAVPEGEVLVRGVPASPGVASGRVKVALTVEEAAKKMEKGDVLVTKMTDPDWVPYMKLASAIVTDEGGMTAHAAIVARELGIPAVVGTGDATKKLKDGMLVTVDGSRGVVYAGAVKTEEEAREEEARPELGAVAAEILSEVYPVTATKIYMNLGHPEEIDRYKHLPFEGIGLMRIEFIISSWIGYHPMYLIEQGRGVYFIDKLAEGVAKVASAIYPRPVVVRFSDFKTNEYRRLKGGEKYETLDERNPMIGWRGVSRYIHPNYEPAFRLEVRAIKKVREEWGLKNVWVMFPFVRTTWELEKALRIMEEEGLSRGRDFKVWIMVEVPSTVFLADEFAKMVDGFSIGSNDLTQLVLGVDRDSGFLAKMGYFDERDPAVLRSIEILIEKAHSQGATVSICGQGPSVYPELVEFLVRRGIDSISVNPDAVVRVRRQVASIERRIMLERLEELGSRLSRV from the coding sequence GTGGAGAGGAGGCTCATCCTCTGGCTAGACGAGGTTTCCAAGGACCTCGTCCCCCTGGTGGGCGGCAAGGCCGCTGGCCTCGGTGAGATGATAAAGGCGGGCATACCCGTGCCCCCCGGTTTTGTTGTTACCAGTGAGGCTTACAGGAGGTTCGTGTTCGAGACCGGTATAGCGGGCTATATAAAGCATGTCCTTGAGGAGACGATTGTGAGCGGTAGGCCGGAGGAGTATGAGAAGGCTAGCGAGCTCATTAGGAGCAAGTTCGTGAGGACACCGATGCCCCCCCATATAAGGAGGGCTATAGTTGACGCCTACAGGAAGCTGGGCACCATGGTCGGTGTTGAGGAGCCCCGTGTGGCTGTGAGGAGCAGCGCCACTGTGGAGGACCTCCCAGAGGCCAGCTTCGCCGGCCAGCAGGAGACTTACCTTAACGTTAAGGGTGAGGAGGAGGTTGTCGAGAAGGTTAAGACAGCCTGGGCCAGCCTGTGGACGGCCAGGGCGCTCAGCTATAGGGACAGCCTAAACATAGACCATGAGACAGCGTTGATGGCGGTTGTAGTGCAGAAGATGGTGAGTAGCCGCAGCAGCGGCGTCATGTTCACCATACACCCAGTGACGGGTGAGGAGGATAAGATCGTTATAGAGTCGATCTGGGGCCTCGGAGAGTACATAGTCGGGGGTAAGGTGACTCCCGACAGGTTCGTCGTTAGGAAGTCTGACCTGGAGATTTTGGAGGCTAGGGTGTCCAGGAAGGATAAGGCTCTATTCTACGATCCAGACTTGAACGAGAACGTCGAGATCAGGATACCCGAGGGCGAGGAGGAGCTTGAGGACCTCAGGAGGAGGCACCCCGCGGTGGCTGAGGTTATAGAGAAGCTTGGGATAAGGCCGGAGGCCCCATCGCTCTCGGAGAAGGAGGTGAAAGAGCTGGCCCGGCTGGCTGTAAAAGTTGAGAACCACTTCGCCAGGCCTATGGATATAGAGTGGGCTATAGACTTCGAGCTCAGGCCTCCGGACAACATACTCCTACTCCAGGCAAGGCCCGAGACGGTGTGGTCCAGGAAGAAGGAGGAGGCTGAGGCTGGGCAGCCGGCGGAGGAGGCGGTGCCCGAGGGCGAGGTCCTCGTCAGGGGGGTGCCTGCCAGCCCTGGCGTTGCATCGGGAAGGGTCAAGGTGGCCCTGACTGTCGAGGAGGCTGCTAAGAAGATGGAGAAGGGGGACGTGCTTGTGACGAAGATGACGGACCCCGACTGGGTGCCCTACATGAAGCTCGCCAGCGCCATAGTGACGGATGAGGGGGGCATGACCGCCCACGCCGCCATAGTGGCTAGGGAGCTGGGCATACCCGCGGTGGTGGGCACCGGAGACGCGACCAAGAAGCTCAAAGACGGGATGCTGGTTACCGTCGACGGTAGCAGGGGCGTGGTATACGCTGGCGCAGTCAAAACCGAGGAGGAGGCTAGGGAGGAGGAGGCTAGGCCTGAGCTGGGCGCGGTGGCGGCCGAGATACTTTCCGAGGTCTACCCCGTAACCGCCACCAAGATCTACATGAACCTGGGCCACCCCGAGGAGATAGACAGGTACAAGCACCTCCCCTTCGAGGGCATAGGACTGATGAGGATAGAGTTCATAATCTCCAGCTGGATAGGCTACCACCCGATGTACCTTATAGAGCAGGGTAGGGGCGTGTACTTCATAGACAAGCTGGCTGAGGGTGTGGCCAAGGTAGCCAGCGCCATATACCCCAGGCCTGTGGTTGTAAGGTTCAGCGACTTCAAGACCAACGAGTACAGGAGGCTTAAGGGGGGCGAGAAGTATGAGACGCTCGACGAGAGGAACCCGATGATAGGCTGGAGAGGAGTCTCCAGGTATATACACCCCAACTACGAGCCCGCCTTCAGGCTGGAGGTCAGGGCTATAAAGAAGGTTAGGGAGGAGTGGGGCCTTAAGAATGTGTGGGTTATGTTCCCGTTCGTCAGGACCACGTGGGAGCTGGAGAAGGCGCTGAGGATAATGGAGGAGGAGGGGCTCTCCCGCGGGAGAGACTTTAAGGTGTGGATAATGGTTGAAGTGCCAAGCACAGTCTTCCTGGCCGACGAGTTCGCCAAGATGGTGGACGGGTTCAGCATAGGCAGCAACGACCTAACCCAGCTGGTTCTAGGCGTTGACAGGGACAGCGGGTTCCTAGCGAAGATGGGCTACTTCGACGAGAGGGACCCCGCGGTACTCAGGTCCATCGAGATACTGATAGAGAAGGCGCACAGCCAGGGGGCCACCGTGAGCATATGCGGCCAAGGGCCCAGCGTGTACCCCGAGCTCGTCGAGTTCCTGGTGAGGAGGGGTATAGACTCGATAAGCGTCAACCCAGACGCTGTTGTGAGGGTGAGGAGGCAGGTGGCCAGTATAGAGAGGAGGATAATGCTGGAGAGGCTGGAGGAGCTGGGCTCCAGGCTATCCAGGGTCTAA
- a CDS encoding preprotein translocase subunit Sec61beta, with amino-acid sequence MSVRRRRERRAAPVTAAGLLSFYEEYEGKIKVSPTIVVGAAVLVSALVAAAHIFLPAVP; translated from the coding sequence TTGTCAGTCAGGAGGAGGAGGGAGAGGAGGGCCGCACCCGTCACAGCCGCGGGGCTGCTGTCCTTCTACGAGGAGTATGAGGGGAAGATAAAGGTGAGCCCCACCATTGTAGTGGGAGCAGCCGTCCTTGTCTCGGCGCTAGTTGCAGCCGCCCACATATTCCTCCCCGCAGTGCCGTAG
- a CDS encoding tRNA(Ile)(2)-agmatinylcytidine synthase: MAFDDIDFRGGGCTTHFAGLLLHTLLPRGRYTLADYPLLVRLNPGIPWKTRGNASVVIRLWTRGEDEALDAVETAVQLMWDYTGGRPSEAGKGPGMAALVGDPFRPSLEELYRRALAGVLDRGFAVAVVEREGGWVRGGWGVVGASASLAALKPGEDYTWELVAYRKPEMWGKGRCVDWEAAARVEASLPPCTFNNIDIAGGRVAAAPAGPDPVLTGFRGDCPHLLHRYSEALCEEPHFWVLYRSNQHTDAPRGVERRVYPYSYVTLEAVVAGTPQTLPGGHVVVRASAGGGEVDLVFYREASPLNQVARLLAPGDLVEAMGSVRPYRPRGLWTVAVDKLSVKRLSPVIEVHSPLCPRCGARLESAGRGRGYRCPRCGFSSPSARPIETPVPRALQPGVYTPREGRLRHLVAPPGRRPARWTPPRLVEALWAYSPDPTPPRPPPVGDSFSLQQSPLGPRE, translated from the coding sequence ATGGCGTTCGACGATATCGATTTTAGAGGGGGAGGATGTACAACACACTTCGCAGGCCTCCTCCTACACACCCTCCTACCCCGCGGCCGCTACACACTGGCGGACTACCCCCTACTCGTCAGGCTTAACCCCGGCATACCCTGGAAGACTAGGGGCAATGCTTCAGTGGTGATAAGGCTATGGACAAGGGGTGAGGATGAGGCTCTAGACGCCGTCGAGACTGCAGTCCAGCTTATGTGGGACTACACTGGCGGGAGGCCCTCTGAGGCGGGTAAGGGGCCTGGTATGGCAGCCCTCGTGGGAGACCCCTTCAGACCTAGCCTCGAGGAGCTGTATAGGAGGGCCCTGGCAGGGGTCCTGGATAGAGGTTTCGCGGTGGCTGTTGTGGAGAGGGAGGGGGGCTGGGTTCGGGGTGGCTGGGGTGTTGTGGGTGCATCCGCATCCCTCGCAGCCTTGAAGCCCGGGGAGGACTATACCTGGGAGCTAGTGGCCTACCGGAAACCGGAGATGTGGGGGAAGGGGAGGTGCGTGGATTGGGAGGCGGCTGCTAGGGTTGAAGCCTCACTACCGCCCTGCACGTTCAACAACATAGACATCGCTGGGGGGAGGGTTGCAGCCGCCCCGGCAGGCCCGGATCCTGTGCTAACCGGGTTCCGCGGCGACTGCCCCCACCTCCTCCACCGCTACTCTGAGGCGCTCTGCGAGGAGCCTCACTTCTGGGTCCTCTACCGCAGCAACCAACACACAGACGCGCCCCGGGGGGTGGAGAGGAGGGTCTACCCGTACTCCTATGTAACATTGGAGGCGGTGGTGGCCGGCACCCCGCAAACACTGCCTGGGGGGCACGTGGTGGTGAGGGCATCAGCAGGCGGCGGCGAGGTCGACCTTGTATTCTATAGGGAGGCCTCGCCTCTCAACCAGGTGGCTAGGCTCCTGGCGCCCGGCGACCTTGTGGAGGCTATGGGGAGCGTGAGGCCCTACAGGCCCCGCGGACTCTGGACGGTTGCGGTGGACAAGCTGTCTGTCAAGCGGCTATCCCCAGTTATCGAGGTGCACTCCCCCCTATGCCCCCGCTGCGGGGCTAGGTTGGAGAGCGCCGGGAGGGGGAGGGGCTACAGGTGCCCCCGCTGCGGCTTCTCCTCTCCCAGCGCCAGACCTATTGAGACACCCGTGCCCCGTGCTCTACAGCCCGGCGTCTACACGCCGAGGGAGGGGAGGCTTAGACACCTGGTCGCCCCGCCAGGCAGGAGGCCTGCCCGCTGGACGCCGCCCCGCCTCGTAGAGGCTCTGTGGGCGTACTCGCCAGACCCCACTCCACCAAGGCCTCCTCCAGTGGGAGACAGTTTTAGCCTCCAGCAGAGCCCCCTAGGCCCTCGGGAATAG
- a CDS encoding Lrp/AsnC family transcriptional regulator: MPEALVAINVDVGKEDEVFNKLLEMPEVKEVFMVYGIYDIIALVEAPTMDQLRETITGKIRKIDGVKMTLTMVIVTRRVKNKG, translated from the coding sequence ATGCCGGAGGCGCTTGTCGCTATCAACGTTGACGTCGGGAAGGAGGATGAAGTGTTTAACAAGCTGCTGGAGATGCCGGAGGTCAAGGAAGTATTCATGGTATACGGGATATACGATATCATAGCCCTAGTTGAGGCCCCAACCATGGACCAGCTGAGGGAGACTATAACGGGTAAGATAAGGAAGATTGACGGGGTAAAGATGACACTCACAATGGTTATAGTGACCAGGAGGGTTAAGAACAAGGGGTAA
- the hisS gene encoding histidine--tRNA ligase, with the protein MAGGRPRPPRGFRDFPPEVMILRKRLLSRLERVFESYGFDPLDTPAVEYWETLSGKYGEEAEARLIWRFQDPWSGRWYALRYDLTVPLARFVASNPGLQMPFKRYHIGKVWRHEEPQKGRYREFVQCDADIVGSPHPEADAEVVSLVVDSMEALGFNGFRVRVNDRRLLAGIFEEELSLENPLPIYRAIDKLDKIGEEGVRRELEKLGLAGSTVARIMEIISWRGRPGEVLESAGRVYGSNRRVREALDHLEEMLSLARDSRVELDLSLVRGLDYYTGPILEVVLDEPRIGSVAGGGRYDGLIGMFAGRDIPATGVSIGIERIIDAGLELGVYSLDVKTVAQVAVVVLDRSYYSYAWEAARLLRKGGFNVRIDLSRASGQVQRRKASRLGIPVVAFVGGKEAEGGFLTLYSAATGERVMVPLIEAAKAVERLLPR; encoded by the coding sequence GTGGCGGGAGGTCGCCCTAGGCCCCCCAGAGGCTTCAGAGACTTCCCCCCCGAAGTCATGATACTCAGGAAGAGGCTGCTCTCCAGGCTTGAGAGGGTGTTCGAGAGCTACGGCTTCGACCCGCTCGACACCCCTGCTGTGGAGTACTGGGAGACCCTCTCGGGTAAGTATGGGGAGGAGGCGGAGGCCAGGCTCATATGGAGGTTCCAGGACCCGTGGAGCGGTAGGTGGTACGCGCTCAGGTACGACCTTACAGTCCCCCTAGCCAGGTTCGTCGCGTCTAACCCGGGGCTGCAGATGCCGTTCAAAAGGTATCATATAGGGAAGGTTTGGAGGCATGAGGAGCCCCAGAAGGGGAGGTATAGGGAGTTCGTGCAGTGCGACGCCGACATAGTGGGCAGCCCGCACCCCGAGGCGGATGCCGAGGTTGTGAGCCTCGTGGTAGACAGTATGGAGGCCCTGGGGTTCAATGGTTTTAGGGTTAGGGTTAACGATAGGCGCCTCCTAGCAGGCATATTCGAGGAGGAGCTGAGCCTCGAGAACCCCCTGCCGATCTACAGGGCTATAGACAAGCTGGACAAGATAGGGGAGGAGGGTGTTAGGAGGGAGCTTGAGAAGCTGGGGCTAGCGGGCTCTACGGTAGCAAGGATTATGGAGATTATCTCGTGGAGGGGGAGGCCCGGCGAGGTCCTAGAGTCCGCGGGGAGGGTTTACGGGTCTAACAGGAGGGTTAGGGAGGCTCTCGACCATCTGGAGGAGATGCTATCCCTAGCCAGGGATAGTAGGGTTGAGCTAGACTTGAGCCTTGTCAGGGGGCTAGACTACTACACCGGGCCCATACTAGAGGTTGTCCTCGACGAGCCAAGGATAGGGAGTGTGGCCGGTGGAGGGAGGTACGACGGGTTGATAGGCATGTTCGCGGGCAGGGATATACCGGCAACCGGTGTCAGCATAGGTATAGAGAGGATTATAGACGCGGGCCTGGAGCTCGGCGTGTATAGCCTTGACGTGAAAACCGTCGCTCAGGTCGCAGTCGTCGTCCTTGACAGGAGCTACTACAGCTACGCCTGGGAGGCCGCCCGGCTTCTCAGGAAGGGAGGTTTCAACGTGAGGATAGACCTCTCCCGGGCCAGCGGACAGGTTCAGAGGAGGAAGGCATCGAGGCTTGGCATACCCGTGGTGGCGTTCGTGGGGGGTAAGGAGGCTGAGGGGGGCTTCCTAACACTATACAGCGCCGCGACGGGGGAGAGGGTTATGGTGCCCCTGATTGAGGCTGCCAAGGCTGTGGAGAGGCTTCTCCCCCGCTAG
- a CDS encoding SWIM zinc finger family protein has product MSVRDACLEYLALEPDEVLGLSGRYVKLEAGGATGVWVYLGGSRDYILVEGLYCSCPSMAGSLLKGGWGCKHLRGLKAAVSSGRFRRVAMEPREVGRVVMEVYASGLAVTVRRRLASGG; this is encoded by the coding sequence GTGTCGGTGAGGGACGCCTGCCTAGAGTATCTGGCCCTCGAGCCCGACGAGGTCCTCGGCCTCTCCGGGAGGTATGTGAAGCTCGAGGCGGGCGGTGCCACGGGGGTCTGGGTCTACCTGGGCGGGTCGAGGGACTATATTCTGGTCGAGGGGCTATACTGCTCCTGCCCCAGCATGGCGGGGAGCCTGTTGAAGGGGGGCTGGGGGTGCAAGCATTTGAGAGGGCTTAAGGCCGCAGTCTCGAGCGGCAGGTTCAGGAGGGTTGCTATGGAGCCTAGGGAGGTGGGGAGGGTTGTTATGGAGGTTTACGCCTCAGGCCTGGCGGTGACTGTTAGGAGGAGGCTGGCTTCAGGCGGCTAG
- the rpiA gene encoding ribose 5-phosphate isomerase A, whose translation MGDCDPMAEASRGALELLRMLDVELGVLGVGSGRTVLRFLHMAVDAGVEPGVAVPSSFETGAAVYGLGWTVGDPRVYRGVDAYVDGADEVEPGSGYMVKGGGGALLGEKILASRSRLNIFIVGEDKLVGRLGERMPIPVEVEPGFAAMALAGLEELGLKPRLRTSQGKRGPVVSDWGGVLVDLHTGPIEDPRDLESTLRMVPGVRETGLFLGLADYIVVGLSGCGYKVLGPYRRGGV comes from the coding sequence TTGGGCGACTGCGACCCTATGGCCGAGGCTTCCCGCGGGGCGCTGGAGCTTCTCCGCATGCTTGACGTTGAGCTCGGCGTCCTCGGTGTGGGTAGTGGCAGGACTGTGTTGAGGTTCCTCCACATGGCCGTCGACGCGGGGGTGGAGCCGGGGGTTGCTGTGCCCAGCAGCTTTGAGACGGGGGCCGCGGTTTACGGGTTGGGGTGGACTGTGGGTGACCCCCGCGTATACCGGGGGGTTGACGCTTATGTCGACGGGGCTGACGAGGTGGAGCCTGGAAGCGGGTATATGGTGAAGGGGGGTGGGGGGGCTCTGCTGGGGGAGAAGATACTTGCCTCCAGGTCTAGGCTCAACATATTCATAGTTGGTGAGGACAAGCTGGTGGGGAGGCTTGGGGAGAGGATGCCTATTCCCGTGGAGGTTGAGCCCGGCTTTGCCGCTATGGCGCTGGCGGGCCTTGAGGAGCTTGGGCTTAAACCACGGCTGAGGACCTCGCAGGGTAAGAGAGGGCCTGTGGTTAGCGACTGGGGCGGTGTGCTGGTCGACCTGCACACCGGGCCCATAGAGGATCCGCGGGATCTGGAGTCGACGCTCAGGATGGTGCCGGGGGTGCGTGAGACCGGCCTCTTCCTGGGGCTCGCCGACTACATTGTAGTAGGTCTTTCAGGCTGTGGCTACAAGGTTCTAGGCCCCTACAGGAGGGGAGGGGTTTAG
- a CDS encoding DNA primase large subunit, translating into MGCGGVLVKKYPFLIGLERALELVAGFRGEAARRVLAGDEDLVRLGFRRAVAAVEGWLDYPFADTVEGEVASFYLGLAIAYRAGPAAVSRVVAGESSRAARLVAGEPGEVAASILGGLGFPVERGGLNIPWVVDRRGVVTLPLGWRMGVDVFLRLSAADEHAPELRLANQMLLSGGVYLSDARLRALASAASRLAIEGRVSEASSLESEAIERYARHLAALAEGGLPFVPEALPACVKEVLGKAVRGVRLGWLELYLALVFLARIRAGPEVVAEVLSPSIGRGAARALARVYGQSPPTDHRLPPCEVLAASGVCRCRGSLLAEYRQRVRSYLGLPVVSR; encoded by the coding sequence TTGGGTTGTGGTGGTGTGCTTGTTAAGAAGTATCCCTTCCTCATAGGCCTTGAGAGGGCTTTGGAGCTTGTGGCGGGGTTTAGGGGTGAGGCTGCTAGGCGTGTTTTAGCTGGTGATGAGGATCTTGTTAGGCTTGGTTTTAGGAGGGCTGTGGCCGCTGTGGAGGGGTGGCTCGACTATCCTTTCGCCGATACTGTGGAGGGGGAGGTGGCTAGCTTTTACCTCGGGCTGGCTATAGCCTATAGGGCTGGCCCGGCTGCCGTGTCGAGGGTTGTGGCCGGCGAGTCTTCAAGGGCTGCGAGGCTGGTGGCTGGCGAGCCTGGGGAGGTTGCAGCCAGTATACTCGGGGGGCTGGGGTTTCCTGTTGAGAGGGGCGGCTTGAATATTCCATGGGTTGTTGATAGGCGCGGGGTTGTCACCCTCCCTCTCGGCTGGAGGATGGGTGTTGACGTTTTCCTGAGGCTCTCCGCAGCTGACGAGCATGCTCCGGAGCTGAGGCTCGCCAACCAGATGCTGCTCTCGGGCGGCGTCTATCTGAGCGACGCTAGGCTGAGGGCTCTAGCCTCCGCAGCCTCGAGGCTGGCTATAGAGGGGAGGGTGTCTGAGGCCAGCTCCCTCGAGTCGGAGGCTATCGAGAGGTATGCCAGGCACCTGGCGGCCCTCGCCGAGGGGGGGCTGCCGTTCGTGCCGGAGGCGCTGCCCGCCTGCGTGAAGGAGGTTCTCGGGAAGGCTGTGAGGGGGGTTAGGCTCGGGTGGCTGGAGCTCTACCTGGCCCTGGTATTCCTCGCCAGGATTAGGGCGGGGCCGGAGGTGGTGGCTGAGGTCCTCTCTCCCAGCATCGGCAGGGGGGCTGCCAGGGCGTTGGCCAGGGTGTACGGCCAGTCACCACCCACTGACCACAGGCTACCCCCCTGCGAGGTCCTCGCAGCCTCGGGCGTCTGCAGGTGCCGTGGCAGCCTGCTGGCCGAGTATAGGCAGAGGGTGAGGAGCTATCTAGGGTTGCCGGTGGTTAGCAGATAA